Proteins from a single region of Belliella baltica DSM 15883:
- the ruvX gene encoding Holliday junction resolvase RuvX: MGRVIAIDLGTKRTGLAVTDVLKITANPLETVETSKLADYLTQYFKKEEVETIVIGYPKSLNGSDNEMTPRVISLKDRLGKLFPEKKIILIDERYTSKMAMQSMIAMGSKKKDRKEKAGNLDKISAAIILQTYLQQL; the protein is encoded by the coding sequence ATGGGAAGAGTTATTGCTATTGATTTGGGAACTAAAAGGACGGGATTAGCCGTTACGGATGTGCTTAAGATTACTGCTAATCCATTGGAAACAGTGGAAACAAGCAAACTTGCTGATTACCTCACCCAATATTTCAAAAAAGAAGAGGTTGAAACGATCGTCATCGGATATCCAAAATCACTTAATGGTTCTGACAATGAAATGACACCTAGAGTGATCAGCTTAAAGGATAGATTAGGGAAATTATTTCCAGAGAAAAAAATCATCCTAATAGATGAAAGATATACTTCTAAAATGGCGATGCAGAGTATGATTGCCATGGGGAGTAAAAAAAAAGACAGAAAAGAAAAAGCTGGCAACTTAGATAAAATCAGTGCGGCTATTATACTTCAAACCTATTTACAGCAATTATGA
- a CDS encoding regulator of cell morphogenesis and NO signaling, with product MLNPKEIHKTPIKDLVSENYVFASVLHYFGINFYQYEENSLQEVCKKFKVNPDQLVGELEVWANRKEPKAEELYLHPIEVLVAYLKKKHYFFVRQELPFLSNMVAGIKLDGEFAAILADLRIMFPMFVEDFIHHIHEEESRVFKRIYLLHEIETGQFSLNDALKILEESPIANLAHAHEDHDDEMVGIRKLTKNYILSEDAPLSMKILYNELQNFERELVIHARIEDELLFPKAVELEREVLRQLKKQIKSN from the coding sequence ATGTTGAATCCAAAAGAAATACACAAAACACCAATTAAAGACCTTGTGTCTGAAAATTACGTGTTTGCTTCGGTATTACACTATTTTGGAATTAATTTTTATCAATATGAAGAGAACTCTTTGCAAGAAGTATGCAAAAAATTTAAAGTAAATCCAGATCAACTAGTAGGAGAACTGGAAGTATGGGCAAATAGAAAAGAGCCCAAAGCTGAAGAACTATACTTACATCCCATCGAAGTTTTAGTTGCCTATTTAAAAAAGAAACATTACTTTTTTGTAAGGCAGGAATTGCCGTTTTTATCCAATATGGTGGCAGGTATAAAGTTAGATGGAGAATTTGCTGCTATTTTGGCAGACCTAAGAATCATGTTTCCAATGTTTGTCGAAGATTTTATTCATCATATTCATGAAGAAGAAAGCAGGGTCTTCAAAAGAATTTACCTGTTACATGAAATTGAAACGGGTCAATTTAGCTTGAATGATGCTCTTAAAATTTTGGAAGAGAGTCCAATAGCTAATTTGGCTCATGCCCACGAAGATCATGATGATGAAATGGTTGGAATTAGAAAACTCACCAAAAACTACATCCTGTCTGAGGATGCTCCATTGAGCATGAAGATTTTGTACAATGAATTGCAGAACTTTGAGAGAGAGTTGGTGATTCATGCGAGAATTGAGGACGAGTTACTTTTTCCTAAAGCAGTGGAGCTAGAGAGAGAAGTGCTTAGGCAATTGAAAAAACAGATTAAAAGCAATTGA
- a CDS encoding S41 family peptidase, producing the protein MSEIKNTKAQVRLPIIIALAIAGGIWVGATFAEPKTDRNDLKAAIYKLQEIITYINRDYVDSVNTNELVEFGIESMLEKLDPHSSYIPAKDAALAKSQLEGNFDGIGVEFGIIRDTIYVVAPLTGGPSEKLGIQSGDQIIKVDGKTVAGTGITNNDVFSLLRGPSGSVVEVDIRRKSQKDLLKFDIVRDKIPQYSINASYMINDEIGYIKVTRFAATTYEEFQKSVAELKEKGMKKLVLDLQSNPGGYMGAAINMADEILGSNAVIVSQEGKTSRFNQKAYAVKQGSFEDGSVIVLINEGSASASEIVAGAIQDNDRGLIVGRRSFGKGLVQMPIDLSDGAELRLTIARYYTPSGRSIQKPYGDDEEDYSLDWIKRFEHGEFFSADSVKFNDSLRYETTSGRAVYGGGGIMPDFFVPLDTTMSSAYVNRLFNSDSAREFILDYLDKNKKQFEGMSFEDYYSNYQVSDAMLKGLVKVGERNKVKYDEKDFNKSKEYLKILVKANMSRNIFDDNAYYKVINDINEIYLQAIKLFDEAEKLALSAKKSE; encoded by the coding sequence GTGAGCGAAATTAAAAACACAAAAGCACAAGTACGTCTTCCAATCATCATCGCTTTAGCAATAGCTGGTGGAATTTGGGTAGGAGCTACTTTTGCAGAACCCAAAACTGATAGAAATGACCTGAAAGCAGCAATTTATAAACTTCAGGAGATTATCACTTACATCAACCGTGATTATGTAGATAGTGTCAATACCAATGAATTGGTTGAATTTGGAATTGAAAGTATGCTTGAAAAGCTTGATCCCCATTCTAGTTATATTCCTGCGAAAGATGCTGCTTTAGCCAAATCTCAATTGGAAGGAAATTTTGATGGAATTGGTGTAGAATTCGGTATCATCAGAGATACGATTTATGTAGTTGCTCCTTTGACAGGCGGGCCTTCTGAGAAATTAGGAATTCAATCTGGCGATCAAATTATCAAAGTTGATGGAAAAACAGTAGCTGGCACAGGCATCACAAATAATGATGTATTCAGTCTACTTCGAGGACCAAGCGGAAGTGTTGTAGAAGTTGATATCAGAAGAAAATCACAAAAAGACTTATTAAAATTTGATATTGTAAGGGATAAAATACCACAATATTCAATCAATGCATCCTACATGATCAATGATGAAATAGGTTACATTAAAGTCACTAGATTCGCTGCTACCACGTATGAAGAATTCCAAAAATCAGTAGCTGAATTAAAAGAAAAAGGAATGAAAAAGCTTGTTCTCGATCTTCAAAGTAACCCAGGTGGATACATGGGAGCTGCAATCAATATGGCCGATGAAATTCTAGGATCAAATGCTGTAATCGTTTCTCAAGAGGGCAAAACTAGTAGATTTAACCAAAAAGCTTATGCAGTAAAGCAAGGGAGTTTTGAAGATGGATCTGTGATTGTATTGATAAATGAAGGGAGTGCAAGTGCATCTGAGATTGTAGCAGGAGCGATTCAGGATAATGATAGAGGATTGATCGTTGGAAGAAGATCCTTTGGAAAAGGATTGGTTCAAATGCCAATTGACTTATCTGATGGTGCAGAGTTGAGATTAACAATAGCAAGATATTACACCCCTTCAGGTAGATCTATCCAAAAACCTTATGGTGATGATGAAGAAGATTATAGCCTTGACTGGATCAAAAGATTTGAACATGGTGAGTTTTTCTCCGCCGATAGTGTGAAGTTTAATGACAGTTTACGCTACGAGACTACTTCAGGAAGAGCAGTATATGGAGGAGGCGGAATTATGCCTGACTTCTTTGTTCCACTAGATACAACCATGTCAAGCGCTTATGTCAATAGATTATTCAATTCTGATTCTGCAAGAGAATTTATCCTAGATTACTTAGACAAGAATAAAAAACAATTTGAAGGAATGAGCTTTGAAGACTATTACAGCAATTACCAAGTGTCTGATGCAATGCTTAAAGGCTTGGTAAAAGTTGGAGAGAGAAACAAAGTAAAATATGACGAGAAGGATTTCAACAAGTCTAAGGAGTATCTAAAAATACTTGTGAAAGCTAATATGAGCCGAAACATATTCGATGATAACGCATATTACAAAGTGATTAACGATATCAATGAAATATATTTGCAGGCTATTAAGCTTTTTGATGAAGCAGAGAAGCTTGCACTTTCTGCAAAGAAAAGTGAATAA
- a CDS encoding VOC family protein → MIQPIQAQVKITHIAVYVSDLEQSADFYREVLHFKEIEEPFKDGLHAWFDIGNNVQLHIIEAEWQPITINKINHLCFSIPDMNDFLANLKRLNVAFEDWPGQQGKITIRPDGIQQIYLRDPDGYWIEINDEY, encoded by the coding sequence ATGATTCAACCAATCCAAGCCCAAGTGAAAATAACCCACATTGCAGTTTATGTAAGTGATTTGGAACAAAGTGCGGATTTTTACCGTGAAGTACTTCATTTCAAAGAAATCGAAGAGCCTTTTAAAGATGGTTTACATGCTTGGTTCGATATTGGAAACAACGTTCAACTCCATATTATTGAAGCCGAGTGGCAACCAATTACAATCAATAAAATCAATCATCTCTGCTTCAGCATTCCTGATATGAATGATTTTCTTGCAAACCTTAAAAGACTTAATGTTGCTTTTGAAGACTGGCCTGGTCAGCAAGGTAAAATAACCATCAGACCTGATGGTATTCAGCAAATCTACCTCAGAGATCCTGATGGATATTGGATAGAAATCAATGATGAATATTAA
- a CDS encoding M1 family metallopeptidase, producing MTKLTKKIFLLFLVFNSIINLDAQQVKDNNDSAFTEFGYRQGSAYRTATGKPGPEYWQNKSDYVINVELDEENHSIKGSWTITYTNNSPESLDFIWLFLEQNRFTEDSRGTLTTPIQGNRYSGDVDGGYQITNVRAQISGKNKSVSNDYQISDTRMQVFFTEPIPANGGVATVSMDFEYNIPIKGMDRMGRLDVKDGTIYAMAQWYPRVAVLDDVTGWNTDPYLGAGEFYLGYGDFDYKVTVPFDHIVVGSGELQNPNQVLTKEQQNRMKEAAQSEERVYIVTPEEVGENATIRPKQDGTLTWHFKMKNSRDIAFASSKAFIWDAVGVNLPSGKKIIAQSVYPKESDGEEAWGRSTEYSKASIEHYSEMWYEYPYPVAVNVAADIGGMEYPGLNFCSYKSKGESLWGVTDHEFGHNWFPMIVGTNERRHAWMDEGFNTFINYYSNLEFNDGEYSNDLIQTRKYLGWLTSENREPIATHADRTQSNNLGMVAYMKPALGLIMLREYVLGHERFDRAFRSYIKNWAYKHPQPSDFFNHMENVAGENLDWFWKGWFYSNANIDLSIDGVYPYGANYIVVFSNKGEMPMPVEFEVTYEDGTKEKRSLPVEIWFKGNTWQHLLKVDKKVVKVEIDPNKIITDTNAGNDVWPSSLYEN from the coding sequence ATGACAAAACTCACAAAAAAAATTTTTCTGTTATTTCTAGTATTTAACAGTATAATAAATCTTGACGCACAGCAAGTAAAGGACAATAATGATTCGGCGTTTACAGAATTTGGTTATCGACAAGGTTCGGCATATCGTACAGCAACAGGCAAACCTGGCCCAGAATACTGGCAAAACAAATCTGATTATGTCATTAATGTTGAGTTAGATGAAGAAAATCATTCTATAAAAGGATCATGGACTATCACATACACCAACAATAGTCCAGAATCCCTTGACTTTATTTGGCTCTTTTTAGAGCAAAATAGGTTTACCGAAGATTCTAGAGGTACACTGACGACACCGATACAAGGAAACAGATATAGTGGTGATGTAGATGGCGGATACCAAATCACAAATGTTAGAGCGCAAATTTCCGGGAAAAATAAATCTGTGAGCAATGATTATCAGATAAGCGATACACGCATGCAAGTATTTTTCACTGAACCAATTCCTGCTAATGGCGGTGTTGCAACCGTTTCCATGGATTTTGAATATAATATTCCTATAAAAGGAATGGATAGAATGGGAAGGTTAGATGTGAAGGACGGAACCATCTATGCCATGGCGCAGTGGTATCCTAGAGTAGCTGTATTGGATGATGTGACTGGTTGGAATACAGATCCATATTTGGGAGCTGGAGAATTTTACTTAGGATATGGGGATTTTGATTACAAAGTAACAGTCCCTTTTGATCACATTGTGGTGGGTTCAGGAGAATTACAAAACCCGAATCAAGTCTTGACAAAGGAACAGCAAAACAGAATGAAAGAAGCTGCGCAAAGTGAAGAAAGAGTTTATATAGTTACTCCCGAGGAGGTTGGAGAAAATGCAACTATCCGACCAAAGCAGGATGGTACGCTTACTTGGCACTTCAAAATGAAAAATAGCAGGGATATTGCTTTTGCATCATCCAAAGCATTTATATGGGATGCCGTAGGGGTTAATTTACCAAGTGGTAAAAAGATAATTGCACAATCAGTTTATCCAAAAGAAAGTGATGGTGAAGAAGCTTGGGGAAGATCAACAGAATATAGCAAAGCCTCAATAGAGCATTATTCAGAAATGTGGTATGAATATCCTTACCCTGTAGCGGTGAATGTAGCAGCAGACATTGGAGGGATGGAATATCCTGGGTTAAATTTCTGTAGCTATAAATCAAAAGGAGAATCCCTTTGGGGAGTTACAGACCACGAGTTTGGTCATAATTGGTTTCCAATGATAGTTGGTACAAATGAAAGAAGACATGCATGGATGGACGAGGGGTTCAATACTTTTATCAATTATTACAGCAATTTGGAATTTAATGATGGTGAGTATTCCAATGATTTGATTCAGACCAGAAAGTATTTAGGTTGGTTGACAAGTGAAAATAGAGAGCCGATAGCAACGCATGCAGATAGAACACAATCCAACAACTTAGGAATGGTAGCTTATATGAAACCAGCATTGGGTTTGATTATGCTTAGAGAATATGTTTTAGGACATGAGAGATTTGATAGAGCATTTAGATCTTATATTAAAAATTGGGCTTACAAGCATCCTCAGCCATCCGACTTCTTCAATCACATGGAGAATGTTGCTGGCGAAAATTTAGATTGGTTCTGGAAAGGTTGGTTCTATAGCAATGCCAATATTGACTTATCGATTGATGGTGTTTATCCTTATGGAGCGAACTACATTGTCGTTTTTTCAAATAAAGGAGAAATGCCAATGCCGGTTGAATTTGAGGTAACTTATGAGGATGGAACAAAAGAAAAAAGATCTCTACCAGTTGAGATTTGGTTCAAAGGAAATACTTGGCAGCATCTATTGAAAGTGGATAAAAAAGTAGTGAAGGTCGAAATCGATCCTAACAAAATCATTACGGATACCAATGCCGGAAATGATGTTTGGCCATCTTCGCTTTATGAAAATTAA
- a CDS encoding TonB-dependent receptor plug domain-containing protein, producing the protein MKKRLLLPTLMIISFIAKGNQDTTLVDLGEVIIKENRIEIPFNKISRNISIISRKDIETTPARSLQEVLAFTPGVDVRQRGVSGVQGDVGIRGGGFEQTLMLINGIKMTDPQTGHHIMNIPVPLQAIQRVEVMKGPASRIYGQNAYAGAINIVTMLPETQGLNIQAYGGDFGMKGISAVSSLPINLPFGKYKQTLSFSHDASSGYWYNSDYKVSNIFYEGGLDLNDRNELRTMIGYTDRTFGANGFYTNSFPDQWESIQTFLASLSHTYNHENIYLQTRAYWRRNTDEFRLRRNEPAFFTNNHITDVLALEFNGRYESKFGTSGFGIEGRNEQIESSNLGNRERSFLGIFAEHRVEFWNDFDFRAGVYSNYYNEYGWKHFPGAELGYQISNNSRVYTNYGASYRIPSFNDLYYEDPSNFSNPNLVPEEAQSFEVGYKFNKQGFRFELVYFNRYTENLIDWSREPSDIVPNPNRWTPRNISEVTFQGIETGAQYALNLGGKKFKLKEVSLSYNFIDASLNQAAGVESRTSLTALRHQAIAGVQSEFFTNLELNLKTRYIERMSLDPYFLMDIRVDYNRLKAFGIFAEASNVTNADYVEAGFVQMPGRWFRAGIAINLQQ; encoded by the coding sequence ATGAAAAAAAGATTACTGCTACCTACCCTAATGATTATTTCATTTATAGCCAAAGGAAATCAAGACACTACGCTGGTTGACCTTGGTGAAGTAATTATCAAGGAAAACAGAATTGAAATTCCCTTCAACAAAATTTCTAGAAATATATCAATTATCAGTAGAAAAGATATTGAAACTACGCCAGCAAGAAGCTTGCAAGAAGTACTAGCTTTCACACCAGGAGTGGATGTAAGACAAAGAGGCGTGAGTGGTGTTCAAGGAGATGTTGGAATTAGAGGAGGAGGATTTGAGCAAACGCTGATGCTTATCAATGGTATTAAAATGACTGATCCACAAACAGGTCATCATATTATGAATATTCCGGTTCCCCTTCAAGCAATTCAGCGTGTCGAAGTCATGAAAGGACCTGCATCAAGAATTTATGGACAAAATGCCTATGCGGGTGCAATCAATATCGTAACTATGCTTCCTGAAACACAAGGATTGAATATTCAGGCTTATGGAGGAGATTTTGGAATGAAGGGAATAAGCGCTGTGTCCTCCTTACCAATTAACCTACCCTTTGGAAAATATAAACAGACGCTATCCTTTTCTCATGATGCATCAAGTGGATATTGGTACAACTCAGATTACAAAGTAAGTAATATTTTTTATGAAGGAGGATTAGATCTCAATGATAGAAATGAATTGAGAACCATGATAGGTTACACAGATCGGACTTTTGGCGCAAATGGTTTTTATACAAATAGTTTCCCTGACCAATGGGAAAGCATACAGACATTTTTAGCATCATTAAGCCATACCTACAATCATGAAAATATTTATCTTCAAACAAGAGCCTATTGGAGAAGAAATACAGATGAATTTAGATTAAGAAGAAATGAACCAGCATTTTTCACCAATAATCACATAACAGATGTACTCGCTTTAGAGTTTAATGGACGCTATGAGTCCAAATTTGGAACTTCTGGCTTTGGGATAGAGGGAAGAAACGAGCAAATTGAAAGTTCAAACTTGGGAAATAGAGAAAGGTCTTTCCTAGGGATTTTTGCAGAGCATAGAGTTGAATTCTGGAATGATTTCGACTTCAGAGCAGGAGTGTATTCAAACTATTACAATGAATATGGATGGAAACATTTTCCTGGCGCAGAATTGGGATATCAAATCAGCAATAACTCTAGAGTCTACACAAACTATGGGGCAAGTTATAGAATCCCTTCATTTAATGATCTATATTACGAAGACCCAAGCAATTTCTCCAATCCAAATTTAGTACCTGAAGAAGCTCAAAGCTTTGAAGTAGGGTACAAATTCAACAAGCAAGGATTTAGATTTGAATTAGTGTACTTTAATAGATATACAGAAAACCTGATAGATTGGAGCAGAGAACCTAGTGACATTGTACCAAATCCAAATAGATGGACCCCTAGAAATATTTCTGAAGTAACTTTCCAAGGAATTGAAACAGGAGCTCAATATGCCTTAAATTTAGGTGGAAAGAAGTTCAAGTTGAAGGAAGTTTCGCTGAGTTACAACTTTATAGATGCAAGTCTGAATCAGGCTGCTGGCGTTGAATCTAGAACTTCATTAACAGCATTGCGTCACCAAGCTATTGCAGGAGTTCAGTCAGAGTTTTTTACCAACCTAGAATTGAATCTAAAAACAAGATATATTGAAAGAATGTCTTTAGACCCATATTTCCTAATGGACATCCGAGTAGATTATAATAGATTGAAGGCTTTTGGGATATTTGCTGAGGCTTCGAATGTCACGAACGCAGATTATGTAGAAGCTGGTTTCGTTCAAATGCCGGGAAGATGGTTTAGAGCGGGCATTGCCATCAATCTTCAACAATAA